Below is a genomic region from Desulfobacter sp..
CCTCCAACTGGGATTTTGTTTTTTTTCTGCTCATCATTTTTAAATTCCAGATTCCCGTGCACTGGATGGGAAAAGACACCATGTTCCCTCCCCTGTTCAGCCATTTGCTCAAACGGCTGGGGGGAATCCCCATTAACCGATCCCAAAAGGGAAATACCGTCAAACGCATGGCCCAGGAGTTTAACCGGGCAGACCAGCTTATCCTGACCATTGCGCCTTCAGGCACCCGGCAGAATGTGGACCAGTGGAAGACCGGGTTTTACAGGATTGCCCTTGAGGCAGAGGTACCCATCGTCTGCGGGTTTGTGGATTATAAGCGTAAAACAGGAGGGATCGGCCCCATTGTTCACCCCAGCGGCGACCTTGAAACGGATTTAAATCAAATGCGCCGATTTTACAAGGACAAGTCCGGCCGGTATGATTGATGAGCGTCCGGCTAAAAACGCTTTGTGAAATATGCGGGCTAGGTCTTGATTGATCAGTCCGGGCAAAGGTATGCCAGCAAGATATTTCTCAATTCATTTAAATGACCCGAATAAAAATGATCCCCGCGGTCAAGAACGGCAAGCGTTGGCGATATGCCCCA
It encodes:
- a CDS encoding 1-acyl-sn-glycerol-3-phosphate acyltransferase, encoding MKKFILIAAPHSSNWDFVFFLLIIFKFQIPVHWMGKDTMFPPLFSHLLKRLGGIPINRSQKGNTVKRMAQEFNRADQLILTIAPSGTRQNVDQWKTGFYRIALEAEVPIVCGFVDYKRKTGGIGPIVHPSGDLETDLNQMRRFYKDKSGRYD